TACCAAAAGGCAAAAGCATTGGCAGTGATAATGATACAATAGTTGAAGTTGTAACTTTAGCCACTGGGACTTAACAGAGACTTGCGTATTAACAGATCGGCTAGAAAACTTTGAAATTACCGAGCATCAAGGATCGAGAGAGTGATTTGGTTCACTGTCCAGGATCTATATTCACGCTGTTTACTATCAGAGGGACTTTTCCCTGCGCAAAAACCAGGGGTTTTAGGCTGAGGAATAGCCGTTGTTTCGCTTCCAAACATCAAAACAACCGACGACATCATTGGTCTGTCGTCCGCACGTTCTTGAACACACAAGAGACCGATTTGTATGCATCTTAAGATTTCATGCGGCCGGAAAGTTGATGATGACCAATCTACAATTACCGGATCTACGATCTCTAGGCCTTTTCCTTCCTTCCAATATCTCCACACCTATGCATACAGATCGATAATTTTTCTTAGTGTTATCATCAGATGTTGAGCGTGAAAGCAATATCAAACTTAGGGAGGTTTTATTCTTACAAAACTGAGAAGATTAAGGTCACGATCCGAGTCGTAGAATGAATTGTTCTTCTTGCCACTTATAATCTCAAGAAGTAAGACCCCAAAGCTGAAAACATCTGACTTCATTGAGAACTTCCCGTACATTGCATATTCTGGAGACATGTAACCACTGCATGCGAAAATTAAATtggtattctttttttttcttttggttttaaaaCAGTAAAAACATTTTGTTGTTTTAGAGAATGATATAGCTTACTAAGTTCCGACCACCTTCCTCGTGTTAGCTTCTGTCTCATCCCGTCCAAAGATCCTGGCCATCCCAAAATCTGAGATTTTTGGAGTCATATCTTTATCAAGCAAGACGTTACTTGCTTTCAAGTCTCTATGGATAACCCTTAACCGTGAATCTTGATGAAGATAGAGAAGTCCTCTAGCAATACCATTAACAATGTCAAATCTCTTTTTCCAGTCTAAGTTAGAGCGCCTGGTTTTGTCTGAAAATCGaccaaaaatgttatatattgttttaaataaaaagttgttTTTGAGTCACTAACCAAAGTGATGAGAATCAAAGGTTAGATTCTCCAAGTACTCATAGATCAACATCTTCTCATACTTATCAACGCAACATCCAAGAAGACGAACAAGGTTTACGTGCTGAAGCCTTGCAATCAGTCTCACCTCGTTCAAGAACTCATCGTTCCCTTGAACTGACGTTTTTGACAGTCTCTTCACTGCAATTTCTTTGCCCTCAAGTAACCTGCCCTGCTAGCACACATCTCAATGAATGAACAG
The nucleotide sequence above comes from Brassica napus cultivar Da-Ae chromosome A9, Da-Ae, whole genome shotgun sequence. Encoded proteins:
- the LOC106363194 gene encoding receptor-like serine/threonine-protein kinase SD1-8 isoform X1, whose protein sequence is MVMIIGLVSLFSFISDDKSKKSAKVIGSSIGVSVLLVLSFIIYGYRKWKQKRPSIAGSQDLPMKEAVLSRENKTEDLELPLMEFDTVAIATDNFSDANKLGQVGFGIVYKGRLLEGKEIAVKRLSKTSVQGNDEFLNEVRLIARLQHVNLVRLLGCCVDKYEKMLIYEYLENLTFDSHHFDKTRRSNLDWKKRFDIVNGIARGLLYLHQDSRLRVIHRDLKASNVLLDKDMTPKISDFGMARIFGRDETEANTRKVVGTYGYMSPEYAMYGKFSMKSDVFSFGVLLLEIISGKKNNSFYDSDRDLNLLSFVWRYWKEGKGLEIVDPVIVDWSSSTFRPHEILRCIQIGLLCVQERADDRPMMSSVVLMFGSETTAIPQPKTPGFCAGKSPSDSKQREYRSWTVNQITLSILDAR
- the LOC106363194 gene encoding receptor-like serine/threonine-protein kinase SD1-8 isoform X2, with product MKEAVLSRENKTEDLELPLMEFDTVAIATDNFSDANKLGQVGFGIVYKGRLLEGKEIAVKRLSKTSVQGNDEFLNEVRLIARLQHVNLVRLLGCCVDKYEKMLIYEYLENLTFDSHHFDKTRRSNLDWKKRFDIVNGIARGLLYLHQDSRLRVIHRDLKASNVLLDKDMTPKISDFGMARIFGRDETEANTRKVVGTYGYMSPEYAMYGKFSMKSDVFSFGVLLLEIISGKKNNSFYDSDRDLNLLSFVWRYWKEGKGLEIVDPVIVDWSSSTFRPHEILRCIQIGLLCVQERADDRPMMSSVVLMFGSETTAIPQPKTPGFCAGKSPSDSKQREYRSWTVNQITLSILDAR